Proteins from a genomic interval of Daphnia pulex isolate KAP4 chromosome 4, ASM2113471v1:
- the LOC124192470 gene encoding ELAV-like protein 2 isoform X38, with translation MNGLESLPQHGVLTANGLNHVASVNNGSQHIVPKDDESKTNLIVNYLPQTMTQEEIRSLFASIGEVESCKLIRDKITGLDFEINDAGQSLGYGFVNYHRAEDAEKAINTLNGLRLQNKTIKVSFARPSSENIKGANLYVSGIPKTMCQSELETLFAPFGRIITSRILCDSITAGLSKGVGFIRFDTRGEAERAIEKLNGTVPQGATEPITVKFANNPSNSTKGLAPLAAYLPEFSSGAAAAAAAALGVRRFGGPIHPTGRLRYIPLSPLARGGAAWQPMGVTGVNDGVGVNEMSITDLSEGARTPSRFSPLAGDILASPLLPGAAAAAAAAAAGAAIPGTGWCIFVYNLAPDTEESVLWQLFGPFGAVQSVKVIRDLQTNKCKGFGFVTMTNYDEALVAIQSLNGYTLGNRVLQVSFKTAGSSTGRPSKA, from the exons ATGAACGGTTTAGAAAGTCTACCTCAACACGGCGTCCTGACAGCCAATGGACTCAACCACGTTGCATCCGTCAATAAT GGATCGCAGCACATTGTACCCAAAGATGACGAGAGCAAGACTAACTTGATTGTTAATTACTTGCCACAGACGATGACCCAAGAAGAGATTCGTTCCTTGTTCGCCTCCATTGGCGAAGTCGAGAGTTGCAAACTCATCCGCGACAAAATCACAGGTCTTGATTTTGAGATCAATGATG CAGGGCAGAGTTTGGGTTACGGATTCGTCAATTACCACCGAGCTGAAGATGCCGAAAAAGCCATAAATACTCTCAATGGATTGCGTCTGCAGAACAAAACCATCAAG GTTTCGTTCGCCCGTCCCAGCAGTGAGAACATTAAGGGAGCCAACTTGTACGTCAGCGGCATACCCAAGACGATGTGCCAGAGCGAATTAGAGACTCTATTTGCGCCTTTTGGACGCATCATTACGTCTAGAATCCTCTGCGATAGCATCACGG CCGGTCTGTCAAAAGGGGTGGGGTTCATTCGGTTTGACACGCGAGGGGAGGCAGAACGCGCCATCGAAAAGTTGAATGGCACCGTGCCGCAAGGAGCCACCGAGCCCATCACTGTCAAGTTTGCCAACAACCCGAGCAATTCTACCAAGGGCCTAGCTCCGCTGGCTGCCTATCTACCTG aattttCATCaggagcggcggcggcggctgctgcggcGCTGGGCGTGAGACGTTTCGGAGGACCTATACATCCTACCGGACGCCTTCGCTACATCCCACTTTCTCCTTTGGCCAG AGGCGGGGCAGCGTGGCAACCGATGGGCGTCACTGGTGTGAATGACGGTGTTGGGGTCAATGAAATGAGCATCACCGACCTTTCGGAAGGCGCTCGCACTCCTTCCAG GTTTTCGCCTTTGGCCGGTGATATTTTGGCTTCGCCGTTGCTTCCTGGAGCTgcggccgctgctgccgctgccgccgctggTGCTGCCATTCCAG GAACAGGCTGGtgcatttttgtttacaaCTTGGCGCCCGACACGGAGGAGAGCGTCCTGTGGCAACTCTTTGGCCCCTTCGGTGCTGTCCAGAGCGTCAAAGTGATTCGCGATTTGCAAACGAACAAGTGCAAAGGCTTCGGGTTCGTCACCATGACCAACTACGATGAAGCACTTGTGGCTATCCAGTCGCTCAATGGCTACACGCTCGGTAACCGCGTCCTGCAAGTCTCTTTCAAAACCGCCGGATCCTCCACTGGTCGTCCCAGCAAAGCCTAA
- the LOC124192470 gene encoding ELAV-like protein 1 isoform X19: MNGLESLPQHGVLTANGLNHVASVNNGSQHIVPKDDESKTNLIVNYLPQTMTQEEIRSLFASIGEVESCKLIRDKITGLDFEINDAGQSLGYGFVNYHRAEDAEKAINTLNGLRLQNKTIKVSFARPSSENIKGANLYVSGIPKTMCQSELETLFAPFGRIITSRILCDSITAGLSKGVGFIRFDTRGEAERAIEKLNGTVPQGATEPITVKFANNPSNSTKGLAPLAAYLPEFSSGAAAAAAAALGVRRFGGPIHPTGRLRYIPLSPLARGGAAWQPMGVTGVNDGVGVNEMSITDLSEGARTPSSAGKAVLALNKGLQRFSPLAGDILASPLLPGAAAAAAAAAAGAAIPGWCIFVYNLAPDTEESVLWQLFGPFGAVQSVKVIRDLQTNKCKGFGFVTMTNYDEALVAIQSLNGYTLGNRVLQVSFKTAGSSTGRPSKA, from the exons ATGAACGGTTTAGAAAGTCTACCTCAACACGGCGTCCTGACAGCCAATGGACTCAACCACGTTGCATCCGTCAATAAT GGATCGCAGCACATTGTACCCAAAGATGACGAGAGCAAGACTAACTTGATTGTTAATTACTTGCCACAGACGATGACCCAAGAAGAGATTCGTTCCTTGTTCGCCTCCATTGGCGAAGTCGAGAGTTGCAAACTCATCCGCGACAAAATCACAGGTCTTGATTTTGAGATCAATGATG CAGGGCAGAGTTTGGGTTACGGATTCGTCAATTACCACCGAGCTGAAGATGCCGAAAAAGCCATAAATACTCTCAATGGATTGCGTCTGCAGAACAAAACCATCAAG GTTTCGTTCGCCCGTCCCAGCAGTGAGAACATTAAGGGAGCCAACTTGTACGTCAGCGGCATACCCAAGACGATGTGCCAGAGCGAATTAGAGACTCTATTTGCGCCTTTTGGACGCATCATTACGTCTAGAATCCTCTGCGATAGCATCACGG CCGGTCTGTCAAAAGGGGTGGGGTTCATTCGGTTTGACACGCGAGGGGAGGCAGAACGCGCCATCGAAAAGTTGAATGGCACCGTGCCGCAAGGAGCCACCGAGCCCATCACTGTCAAGTTTGCCAACAACCCGAGCAATTCTACCAAGGGCCTAGCTCCGCTGGCTGCCTATCTACCTG aattttCATCaggagcggcggcggcggctgctgcggcGCTGGGCGTGAGACGTTTCGGAGGACCTATACATCCTACCGGACGCCTTCGCTACATCCCACTTTCTCCTTTGGCCAG AGGCGGGGCAGCGTGGCAACCGATGGGCGTCACTGGTGTGAATGACGGTGTTGGGGTCAATGAAATGAGCATCACCGACCTTTCGGAAGGCGCTCGCACTCCTTCCAG TGCGGGCAAGGCTGTGTTGGCCCTCAACAAGGGGCTTCAAAG GTTTTCGCCTTTGGCCGGTGATATTTTGGCTTCGCCGTTGCTTCCTGGAGCTgcggccgctgctgccgctgccgccgctggTGCTGCCATTCCAG GCTGGtgcatttttgtttacaaCTTGGCGCCCGACACGGAGGAGAGCGTCCTGTGGCAACTCTTTGGCCCCTTCGGTGCTGTCCAGAGCGTCAAAGTGATTCGCGATTTGCAAACGAACAAGTGCAAAGGCTTCGGGTTCGTCACCATGACCAACTACGATGAAGCACTTGTGGCTATCCAGTCGCTCAATGGCTACACGCTCGGTAACCGCGTCCTGCAAGTCTCTTTCAAAACCGCCGGATCCTCCACTGGTCGTCCCAGCAAAGCCTAA
- the LOC124192470 gene encoding ELAV-like protein 1 isoform X27 has protein sequence MNGLESLPQHGVLTANGLNHVASVNNGSQHIVPKDDESKTNLIVNYLPQTMTQEEIRSLFASIGEVESCKLIRDKITAGQSLGYGFVNYHRAEDAEKAINTLNGLRLQNKTIKVSFARPSSENIKGANLYVSGIPKTMCQSELETLFAPFGRIITSRILCDSITAGLSKGVGFIRFDTRGEAERAIEKLNGTVPQGATEPITVKFANNPSNSTKGLAPLAAYLPEFSSGAAAAAAAALGVRRFGGPIHPTGRLRYIPLSPLARGGAAWQPMGVTGVNDGVGVNEMSITDLSEGARTPSSAGKAVLALNKGLQRFSPLAGDILASPLLPGAAAAAAAAAAGAAIPGTGWCIFVYNLAPDTEESVLWQLFGPFGAVQSVKVIRDLQTNKCKGFGFVTMTNYDEALVAIQSLNGYTLGNRVLQVSFKTAGSSTGRPSKA, from the exons ATGAACGGTTTAGAAAGTCTACCTCAACACGGCGTCCTGACAGCCAATGGACTCAACCACGTTGCATCCGTCAATAAT GGATCGCAGCACATTGTACCCAAAGATGACGAGAGCAAGACTAACTTGATTGTTAATTACTTGCCACAGACGATGACCCAAGAAGAGATTCGTTCCTTGTTCGCCTCCATTGGCGAAGTCGAGAGTTGCAAACTCATCCGCGACAAAATCACAG CAGGGCAGAGTTTGGGTTACGGATTCGTCAATTACCACCGAGCTGAAGATGCCGAAAAAGCCATAAATACTCTCAATGGATTGCGTCTGCAGAACAAAACCATCAAG GTTTCGTTCGCCCGTCCCAGCAGTGAGAACATTAAGGGAGCCAACTTGTACGTCAGCGGCATACCCAAGACGATGTGCCAGAGCGAATTAGAGACTCTATTTGCGCCTTTTGGACGCATCATTACGTCTAGAATCCTCTGCGATAGCATCACGG CCGGTCTGTCAAAAGGGGTGGGGTTCATTCGGTTTGACACGCGAGGGGAGGCAGAACGCGCCATCGAAAAGTTGAATGGCACCGTGCCGCAAGGAGCCACCGAGCCCATCACTGTCAAGTTTGCCAACAACCCGAGCAATTCTACCAAGGGCCTAGCTCCGCTGGCTGCCTATCTACCTG aattttCATCaggagcggcggcggcggctgctgcggcGCTGGGCGTGAGACGTTTCGGAGGACCTATACATCCTACCGGACGCCTTCGCTACATCCCACTTTCTCCTTTGGCCAG AGGCGGGGCAGCGTGGCAACCGATGGGCGTCACTGGTGTGAATGACGGTGTTGGGGTCAATGAAATGAGCATCACCGACCTTTCGGAAGGCGCTCGCACTCCTTCCAG TGCGGGCAAGGCTGTGTTGGCCCTCAACAAGGGGCTTCAAAG GTTTTCGCCTTTGGCCGGTGATATTTTGGCTTCGCCGTTGCTTCCTGGAGCTgcggccgctgctgccgctgccgccgctggTGCTGCCATTCCAG GAACAGGCTGGtgcatttttgtttacaaCTTGGCGCCCGACACGGAGGAGAGCGTCCTGTGGCAACTCTTTGGCCCCTTCGGTGCTGTCCAGAGCGTCAAAGTGATTCGCGATTTGCAAACGAACAAGTGCAAAGGCTTCGGGTTCGTCACCATGACCAACTACGATGAAGCACTTGTGGCTATCCAGTCGCTCAATGGCTACACGCTCGGTAACCGCGTCCTGCAAGTCTCTTTCAAAACCGCCGGATCCTCCACTGGTCGTCCCAGCAAAGCCTAA
- the LOC124192470 gene encoding ELAV-like protein 1 isoform X15, translating into MNGLESLPQHGVLTANGLNHVASVNNGSQHIVPKDDESKTNLIVNYLPQTMTQEEIRSLFASIGEVESCKLIRDKITGLDFEINDAGQSLGYGFVNYHRAEDAEKAINTLNGLRLQNKTIKVSFARPSSENIKGANLYVSGIPKTMCQSELETLFAPFGRIITSRILCDSITAGLSKGVGFIRFDTRGEAERAIEKLNGTVPQGATEPITVKFANNPSNSTKGLAPLAAYLPEFSSGAAAAAAAALGVRRFGGPIHPTGRLRYIPLSPLARGGAAWQPMGVTGVNDGVGVNEMSITDLSEGARTPSSAGKAVLALNKGLQRFSPLAGDILASPLLPGAAAAAAAAAAGAAIPGTGWCIFVYNLAPDTEESVLWQLFGPFGAVQSVKVIRDLQTNKCKGFGFVTMTNYDEALVAIQSLNGYTLGNRVLQVSFKTAGSSTGRPSKA; encoded by the exons ATGAACGGTTTAGAAAGTCTACCTCAACACGGCGTCCTGACAGCCAATGGACTCAACCACGTTGCATCCGTCAATAAT GGATCGCAGCACATTGTACCCAAAGATGACGAGAGCAAGACTAACTTGATTGTTAATTACTTGCCACAGACGATGACCCAAGAAGAGATTCGTTCCTTGTTCGCCTCCATTGGCGAAGTCGAGAGTTGCAAACTCATCCGCGACAAAATCACAGGTCTTGATTTTGAGATCAATGATG CAGGGCAGAGTTTGGGTTACGGATTCGTCAATTACCACCGAGCTGAAGATGCCGAAAAAGCCATAAATACTCTCAATGGATTGCGTCTGCAGAACAAAACCATCAAG GTTTCGTTCGCCCGTCCCAGCAGTGAGAACATTAAGGGAGCCAACTTGTACGTCAGCGGCATACCCAAGACGATGTGCCAGAGCGAATTAGAGACTCTATTTGCGCCTTTTGGACGCATCATTACGTCTAGAATCCTCTGCGATAGCATCACGG CCGGTCTGTCAAAAGGGGTGGGGTTCATTCGGTTTGACACGCGAGGGGAGGCAGAACGCGCCATCGAAAAGTTGAATGGCACCGTGCCGCAAGGAGCCACCGAGCCCATCACTGTCAAGTTTGCCAACAACCCGAGCAATTCTACCAAGGGCCTAGCTCCGCTGGCTGCCTATCTACCTG aattttCATCaggagcggcggcggcggctgctgcggcGCTGGGCGTGAGACGTTTCGGAGGACCTATACATCCTACCGGACGCCTTCGCTACATCCCACTTTCTCCTTTGGCCAG AGGCGGGGCAGCGTGGCAACCGATGGGCGTCACTGGTGTGAATGACGGTGTTGGGGTCAATGAAATGAGCATCACCGACCTTTCGGAAGGCGCTCGCACTCCTTCCAG TGCGGGCAAGGCTGTGTTGGCCCTCAACAAGGGGCTTCAAAG GTTTTCGCCTTTGGCCGGTGATATTTTGGCTTCGCCGTTGCTTCCTGGAGCTgcggccgctgctgccgctgccgccgctggTGCTGCCATTCCAG GAACAGGCTGGtgcatttttgtttacaaCTTGGCGCCCGACACGGAGGAGAGCGTCCTGTGGCAACTCTTTGGCCCCTTCGGTGCTGTCCAGAGCGTCAAAGTGATTCGCGATTTGCAAACGAACAAGTGCAAAGGCTTCGGGTTCGTCACCATGACCAACTACGATGAAGCACTTGTGGCTATCCAGTCGCTCAATGGCTACACGCTCGGTAACCGCGTCCTGCAAGTCTCTTTCAAAACCGCCGGATCCTCCACTGGTCGTCCCAGCAAAGCCTAA
- the LOC124192470 gene encoding ELAV-like protein 1 isoform X37, with protein MNGLESLPQHGVLTANGLNHVASVNNGSQHIVPKDDESKTNLIVNYLPQTMTQEEIRSLFASIGEVESCKLIRDKITAGQSLGYGFVNYHRAEDAEKAINTLNGLRLQNKTIKVSFARPSSENIKGANLYVSGIPKTMCQSELETLFAPFGRIITSRILCDSITAGLSKGVGFIRFDTRGEAERAIEKLNGTVPQGATEPITVKFANNPSNSTKGLAPLAAYLPEFSSGAAAAAAAALGVRRFGGPIHPTGRLRYIPLSPLARGGAAWQPMGVTGVNDGVGVNEMSITDLSEGARTPSRFSPLAGDILASPLLPGAAAAAAAAAAGAAIPDVYFKFDEGTGWCIFVYNLAPDTEESVLWQLFGPFGAVQSVKVIRDLQTNKCKGFGFVTMTNYDEALVAIQSLNGYTLGNRVLQVSFKTAGSSTGRPSKA; from the exons ATGAACGGTTTAGAAAGTCTACCTCAACACGGCGTCCTGACAGCCAATGGACTCAACCACGTTGCATCCGTCAATAAT GGATCGCAGCACATTGTACCCAAAGATGACGAGAGCAAGACTAACTTGATTGTTAATTACTTGCCACAGACGATGACCCAAGAAGAGATTCGTTCCTTGTTCGCCTCCATTGGCGAAGTCGAGAGTTGCAAACTCATCCGCGACAAAATCACAG CAGGGCAGAGTTTGGGTTACGGATTCGTCAATTACCACCGAGCTGAAGATGCCGAAAAAGCCATAAATACTCTCAATGGATTGCGTCTGCAGAACAAAACCATCAAG GTTTCGTTCGCCCGTCCCAGCAGTGAGAACATTAAGGGAGCCAACTTGTACGTCAGCGGCATACCCAAGACGATGTGCCAGAGCGAATTAGAGACTCTATTTGCGCCTTTTGGACGCATCATTACGTCTAGAATCCTCTGCGATAGCATCACGG CCGGTCTGTCAAAAGGGGTGGGGTTCATTCGGTTTGACACGCGAGGGGAGGCAGAACGCGCCATCGAAAAGTTGAATGGCACCGTGCCGCAAGGAGCCACCGAGCCCATCACTGTCAAGTTTGCCAACAACCCGAGCAATTCTACCAAGGGCCTAGCTCCGCTGGCTGCCTATCTACCTG aattttCATCaggagcggcggcggcggctgctgcggcGCTGGGCGTGAGACGTTTCGGAGGACCTATACATCCTACCGGACGCCTTCGCTACATCCCACTTTCTCCTTTGGCCAG AGGCGGGGCAGCGTGGCAACCGATGGGCGTCACTGGTGTGAATGACGGTGTTGGGGTCAATGAAATGAGCATCACCGACCTTTCGGAAGGCGCTCGCACTCCTTCCAG GTTTTCGCCTTTGGCCGGTGATATTTTGGCTTCGCCGTTGCTTCCTGGAGCTgcggccgctgctgccgctgccgccgctggTGCTGCCATTCCAG ATGTTTACTTCAAATTTGATGAAGGAACAGGCTGGtgcatttttgtttacaaCTTGGCGCCCGACACGGAGGAGAGCGTCCTGTGGCAACTCTTTGGCCCCTTCGGTGCTGTCCAGAGCGTCAAAGTGATTCGCGATTTGCAAACGAACAAGTGCAAAGGCTTCGGGTTCGTCACCATGACCAACTACGATGAAGCACTTGTGGCTATCCAGTCGCTCAATGGCTACACGCTCGGTAACCGCGTCCTGCAAGTCTCTTTCAAAACCGCCGGATCCTCCACTGGTCGTCCCAGCAAAGCCTAA
- the LOC124192470 gene encoding ELAV-like protein 1-B isoform X50 produces the protein MNGLESLPQHGVLTANGLNHVASVNNGSQHIVPKDDESKTNLIVNYLPQTMTQEEIRSLFASIGEVESCKLIRDKITAGQSLGYGFVNYHRAEDAEKAINTLNGLRLQNKTIKVSFARPSSENIKGANLYVSGIPKTMCQSELETLFAPFGRIITSRILCDSITAAGLSKGVGFIRFDTRGEAERAIEKLNGTVPQGATEPITVKFANNPSNSTKGLAPLAAYLPEFSSGAAAAAAAALGVRRFGGPIHPTGRLRYIPLSPLARFSPLAGDILASPLLPGAAAAAAAAAAGAAIPGTGWCIFVYNLAPDTEESVLWQLFGPFGAVQSVKVIRDLQTNKCKGFGFVTMTNYDEALVAIQSLNGYTLGNRVLQVSFKTAGSSTGRPSKA, from the exons ATGAACGGTTTAGAAAGTCTACCTCAACACGGCGTCCTGACAGCCAATGGACTCAACCACGTTGCATCCGTCAATAAT GGATCGCAGCACATTGTACCCAAAGATGACGAGAGCAAGACTAACTTGATTGTTAATTACTTGCCACAGACGATGACCCAAGAAGAGATTCGTTCCTTGTTCGCCTCCATTGGCGAAGTCGAGAGTTGCAAACTCATCCGCGACAAAATCACAG CAGGGCAGAGTTTGGGTTACGGATTCGTCAATTACCACCGAGCTGAAGATGCCGAAAAAGCCATAAATACTCTCAATGGATTGCGTCTGCAGAACAAAACCATCAAG GTTTCGTTCGCCCGTCCCAGCAGTGAGAACATTAAGGGAGCCAACTTGTACGTCAGCGGCATACCCAAGACGATGTGCCAGAGCGAATTAGAGACTCTATTTGCGCCTTTTGGACGCATCATTACGTCTAGAATCCTCTGCGATAGCATCACGG CAGCCGGTCTGTCAAAAGGGGTGGGGTTCATTCGGTTTGACACGCGAGGGGAGGCAGAACGCGCCATCGAAAAGTTGAATGGCACCGTGCCGCAAGGAGCCACCGAGCCCATCACTGTCAAGTTTGCCAACAACCCGAGCAATTCTACCAAGGGCCTAGCTCCGCTGGCTGCCTATCTACCTG aattttCATCaggagcggcggcggcggctgctgcggcGCTGGGCGTGAGACGTTTCGGAGGACCTATACATCCTACCGGACGCCTTCGCTACATCCCACTTTCTCCTTTGGCCAG GTTTTCGCCTTTGGCCGGTGATATTTTGGCTTCGCCGTTGCTTCCTGGAGCTgcggccgctgctgccgctgccgccgctggTGCTGCCATTCCAG GAACAGGCTGGtgcatttttgtttacaaCTTGGCGCCCGACACGGAGGAGAGCGTCCTGTGGCAACTCTTTGGCCCCTTCGGTGCTGTCCAGAGCGTCAAAGTGATTCGCGATTTGCAAACGAACAAGTGCAAAGGCTTCGGGTTCGTCACCATGACCAACTACGATGAAGCACTTGTGGCTATCCAGTCGCTCAATGGCTACACGCTCGGTAACCGCGTCCTGCAAGTCTCTTTCAAAACCGCCGGATCCTCCACTGGTCGTCCCAGCAAAGCCTAA
- the LOC124192470 gene encoding ELAV-like protein 1 isoform X17, whose protein sequence is MNGLESLPQHGVLTANGLNHVASVNNGSQHIVPKDDESKTNLIVNYLPQTMTQEEIRSLFASIGEVESCKLIRDKITGLDFEINDAGQSLGYGFVNYHRAEDAEKAINTLNGLRLQNKTIKVSFARPSSENIKGANLYVSGIPKTMCQSELETLFAPFGRIITSRILCDSITAAGLSKGVGFIRFDTRGEAERAIEKLNGTVPQGATEPITVKFANNPSNSTKGLAPLAAYLPEFSSGAAAAAAAALGVRRFGGPIHPTGRLRYIPLSPLARGGAAWQPMGVTGVNDGVGVNEMSITDLSEGARTPSSAGKAVLALNKGLQRFSPLAGDILASPLLPGAAAAAAAAAAGAAIPGWCIFVYNLAPDTEESVLWQLFGPFGAVQSVKVIRDLQTNKCKGFGFVTMTNYDEALVAIQSLNGYTLGNRVLQVSFKTAGSSTGRPSKA, encoded by the exons ATGAACGGTTTAGAAAGTCTACCTCAACACGGCGTCCTGACAGCCAATGGACTCAACCACGTTGCATCCGTCAATAAT GGATCGCAGCACATTGTACCCAAAGATGACGAGAGCAAGACTAACTTGATTGTTAATTACTTGCCACAGACGATGACCCAAGAAGAGATTCGTTCCTTGTTCGCCTCCATTGGCGAAGTCGAGAGTTGCAAACTCATCCGCGACAAAATCACAGGTCTTGATTTTGAGATCAATGATG CAGGGCAGAGTTTGGGTTACGGATTCGTCAATTACCACCGAGCTGAAGATGCCGAAAAAGCCATAAATACTCTCAATGGATTGCGTCTGCAGAACAAAACCATCAAG GTTTCGTTCGCCCGTCCCAGCAGTGAGAACATTAAGGGAGCCAACTTGTACGTCAGCGGCATACCCAAGACGATGTGCCAGAGCGAATTAGAGACTCTATTTGCGCCTTTTGGACGCATCATTACGTCTAGAATCCTCTGCGATAGCATCACGG CAGCCGGTCTGTCAAAAGGGGTGGGGTTCATTCGGTTTGACACGCGAGGGGAGGCAGAACGCGCCATCGAAAAGTTGAATGGCACCGTGCCGCAAGGAGCCACCGAGCCCATCACTGTCAAGTTTGCCAACAACCCGAGCAATTCTACCAAGGGCCTAGCTCCGCTGGCTGCCTATCTACCTG aattttCATCaggagcggcggcggcggctgctgcggcGCTGGGCGTGAGACGTTTCGGAGGACCTATACATCCTACCGGACGCCTTCGCTACATCCCACTTTCTCCTTTGGCCAG AGGCGGGGCAGCGTGGCAACCGATGGGCGTCACTGGTGTGAATGACGGTGTTGGGGTCAATGAAATGAGCATCACCGACCTTTCGGAAGGCGCTCGCACTCCTTCCAG TGCGGGCAAGGCTGTGTTGGCCCTCAACAAGGGGCTTCAAAG GTTTTCGCCTTTGGCCGGTGATATTTTGGCTTCGCCGTTGCTTCCTGGAGCTgcggccgctgctgccgctgccgccgctggTGCTGCCATTCCAG GCTGGtgcatttttgtttacaaCTTGGCGCCCGACACGGAGGAGAGCGTCCTGTGGCAACTCTTTGGCCCCTTCGGTGCTGTCCAGAGCGTCAAAGTGATTCGCGATTTGCAAACGAACAAGTGCAAAGGCTTCGGGTTCGTCACCATGACCAACTACGATGAAGCACTTGTGGCTATCCAGTCGCTCAATGGCTACACGCTCGGTAACCGCGTCCTGCAAGTCTCTTTCAAAACCGCCGGATCCTCCACTGGTCGTCCCAGCAAAGCCTAA
- the LOC124192470 gene encoding ELAV-like protein 1 isoform X43: MNGLESLPQHGVLTANGLNHVASVNNGSQHIVPKDDESKTNLIVNYLPQTMTQEEIRSLFASIGEVESCKLIRDKITAGQSLGYGFVNYHRAEDAEKAINTLNGLRLQNKTIKVSFARPSSENIKGANLYVSGIPKTMCQSELETLFAPFGRIITSRILCDSITAGLSKGVGFIRFDTRGEAERAIEKLNGTVPQGATEPITVKFANNPSNSTKGLAPLAAYLPEFSSGAAAAAAAALGVRRFGGPIHPTGRLRYIPLSPLARGGAAWQPMGVTGVNDGVGVNEMSITDLSEGARTPSRFSPLAGDILASPLLPGAAAAAAAAAAGAAIPGTGWCIFVYNLAPDTEESVLWQLFGPFGAVQSVKVIRDLQTNKCKGFGFVTMTNYDEALVAIQSLNGYTLGNRVLQVSFKTAGSSTGRPSKA, translated from the exons ATGAACGGTTTAGAAAGTCTACCTCAACACGGCGTCCTGACAGCCAATGGACTCAACCACGTTGCATCCGTCAATAAT GGATCGCAGCACATTGTACCCAAAGATGACGAGAGCAAGACTAACTTGATTGTTAATTACTTGCCACAGACGATGACCCAAGAAGAGATTCGTTCCTTGTTCGCCTCCATTGGCGAAGTCGAGAGTTGCAAACTCATCCGCGACAAAATCACAG CAGGGCAGAGTTTGGGTTACGGATTCGTCAATTACCACCGAGCTGAAGATGCCGAAAAAGCCATAAATACTCTCAATGGATTGCGTCTGCAGAACAAAACCATCAAG GTTTCGTTCGCCCGTCCCAGCAGTGAGAACATTAAGGGAGCCAACTTGTACGTCAGCGGCATACCCAAGACGATGTGCCAGAGCGAATTAGAGACTCTATTTGCGCCTTTTGGACGCATCATTACGTCTAGAATCCTCTGCGATAGCATCACGG CCGGTCTGTCAAAAGGGGTGGGGTTCATTCGGTTTGACACGCGAGGGGAGGCAGAACGCGCCATCGAAAAGTTGAATGGCACCGTGCCGCAAGGAGCCACCGAGCCCATCACTGTCAAGTTTGCCAACAACCCGAGCAATTCTACCAAGGGCCTAGCTCCGCTGGCTGCCTATCTACCTG aattttCATCaggagcggcggcggcggctgctgcggcGCTGGGCGTGAGACGTTTCGGAGGACCTATACATCCTACCGGACGCCTTCGCTACATCCCACTTTCTCCTTTGGCCAG AGGCGGGGCAGCGTGGCAACCGATGGGCGTCACTGGTGTGAATGACGGTGTTGGGGTCAATGAAATGAGCATCACCGACCTTTCGGAAGGCGCTCGCACTCCTTCCAG GTTTTCGCCTTTGGCCGGTGATATTTTGGCTTCGCCGTTGCTTCCTGGAGCTgcggccgctgctgccgctgccgccgctggTGCTGCCATTCCAG GAACAGGCTGGtgcatttttgtttacaaCTTGGCGCCCGACACGGAGGAGAGCGTCCTGTGGCAACTCTTTGGCCCCTTCGGTGCTGTCCAGAGCGTCAAAGTGATTCGCGATTTGCAAACGAACAAGTGCAAAGGCTTCGGGTTCGTCACCATGACCAACTACGATGAAGCACTTGTGGCTATCCAGTCGCTCAATGGCTACACGCTCGGTAACCGCGTCCTGCAAGTCTCTTTCAAAACCGCCGGATCCTCCACTGGTCGTCCCAGCAAAGCCTAA